The genomic stretch ATTCTCTGCCTGTGTCATGATTTGAGAAGCCAGAATGATTTCTTGGAAATGTGTCAGGGGAGCTGAGGGTCTGTGGTTTCCGCAGATACTGGCACAAGGGTAACAAGCGCTGTGGGGTGAAGCTCGGGCAGTGACTTCAGCTGCCTCTGAGTGCTCGGCCCTGCTGCCCTCTTGGGATAAAGATGCAGCCTGGACCTGCTTATTATAATTAAGGAGGGCTCAAATCAATACAATGAATATTTATATCAACATGTATAAAATAGATAAGATTGTTCAGAGGGCAAGTATCTGGTGGGACACAGtggctgagagactgagctgcaaatcggGACTCCCCCAGTTGAAATATCTCCCTTGAACATCTTGGTGGTCCTAGGCGAGCCCCTCCCTCTCACgcttcagtcttccccatctgcaacatggggGCAATCATACTCAGGCAGAGCACAGTTAAAATATTCAACTTCACAGGCAACTCTTGCAGCCCGTCTCCAAGCCAGCCCTCACCTCCATATTGGGACCCATCTGCTGTGATAGCATTGAGGGACAGGTTTGTCTGAATGTAGCCAGGGCTGACGACAGTCACGTCGATGTTGTACTGTTTGACTTCCGCACGCAGGCAGTCGAAAAAGGCTTGGGTGGCGTGCTTGGAGGCTGCGTCTGCAGGGAAAGCAAAGGTAACCAGCTCAAAGGCAGGGACTGAGCCGCAGTTTCCCAGTTGGGTTACATCACATAAGGTGTGGCCTACATGGTCACGCATGTTGCTACTGGCCAAGGCAGGTGCATGCAGCCTCCATAATCCCAAGCAGGCCTCCTTCAATCACCAAATGCAGAGAAAAGGCAAGTCAGTGAGCATGGGACCACCTTCCATTTTGGGATGGATCTCTGTCCCAGCCCAACGCAGTTTTTTTGCACCATGGCAGCTGTTGGGTGCTTTTCCTTTGTTAAAGGGTCTTTAAGAACACAAAGCTAAACTGAGAGCTAAACACAAAGCTAATTCTGCAGAGTTCTCCGCAAATACTCTTTAAGTTTCACAGCCGCAAGGTAGGccttcacttccattttgcagctgGAAACACATTCCAAGTGAGCAACTTGCCCTATCCAGCCAAGCAGCTAAAGTTTTCTAAACCTCCGGGAGCAGCACTTACAGGCAGAGCGGAAAGGAATGCCAATTTTGCCTTGAACGCTGCTGATTGCCACCACATGGCCTTGTCGTCTCTTGATCATGGAAGGCAGAAGAGCTGGcagaagagaaagaagggaaGGGGAACGAGGAAATAAAACCATGCTACCCTTCGTGCCACATTCCTAGTTTCTTCCCAAGGCTCCGACTAGAACTCCACTCTTACTCATTTCTATTCCTTGCTTCAATCCCTTTGAAAACCTGGATCACAGAAGCGAAATTATGCATTCAGGCTTCATTGGTATAGTTCTATTTTAGGCAGGAGATCTGGGTTTCCCCAACACAGAATGTGTATTTTGGCGTATCCTGAGCACAAGTGCAGCTAAGCGGACCTcgcatttgcaaccactgtggcCAGGAAAGAAAACACCGATGGTCATATTAGGAGAACAAGAAATAAAGTGGCATTTACAGGGACTGCAGAGTCTGCCTATGGGAGGGAGGAAATTTCCACTTGAGCCTGGGCATACTTATTTGAAAGGCTGTCCCACGGAACTCAGCAAAGGCTACTTCTAGGCAAGTCTTTTTCTTAGAGAAGCAGGGGGTCTGGGAAAGGAGGTATGAAGCACAGGGCGTGGGCAGAGATTGCAGCGAGAGCCAGACTGGCAcagccagataaaatcttgacTTGAGGCACTGGGAAGCTATTAATGAAGGTGTGTGCGGTTTGTCCAACCACATGCTGGGGGAAGCCTGCTCACCCGTCCTTACCATCCTACCATTCTTTGGAGGTTTGCGGTGAcatccaaacctggaagtgagtggcTGATGATGTTATCATGTGATGAATTTCGAGCCATCCATTTCCAGGTTCCGAGGGCATTGCAGCTTTTGGAAACTTTGAGAACCGCTGAAAGCTGATCTCCAAGGGCTGCTTTTGCAATttaccccctgctaactgggctatGAAAAAAAAGATCTACTAGCTAGCTGTGCTGGGGACCCCAAGAGGCCTGAAGGTCACAGCATCTTACTCTGAGCATCTCTCTCTGCAACCCTCTGCCCAGAGACATCTGTCCTTTGGGTGTTCAAGGCTGCATCTCACTCATCACAAAGGAGGTAAGGAGATTCAGCATTACCTTTCGTCAACGCAATGGGGCCAAAATAGTTGGTATCCATGACCTTTCTGTCCACCTCCACCGCTGTGTCCACAATGGTCCCGCGGTAGCTGATCCCGGCATTGTTGATCAGGACGTCTACATGACCTGCACACTTCAAAATCTCCCCAGCAGCACTAACCACAGCATTGGTGTCCGAGAGGTCAAAGACCACAGTGTGATGGGTATGGACCTGACCGGGCAGGGTGGAggagaaaagcagctgtaaaCTTCTGTTATGGTTTGCTGGATGACACTtatgtacttttttaaaaaactacaaGCTGCCCTGGAACCTCCTTTTCAGAAGAGGAAAGGTGGGACGAAGGTGCTTTAAAACGAACGACACTCCACTGCAGAACGGGAGTCCTCCCATCTCCTGCAGCCCGCTTTCCCTTACTTACATTTTTGGGGTGACCGGGGGCAGCAGCCAGCTCCCGTAGAAGGTCCTGCAGCCTCTCTCCATTCCGACCGCAAAGCACCAGTTTGGACCCGGCAGCATGGAATGCTTTGGCACATTCTGGGCCAGAAAGAGAAAGGCGAAAGACTTCAAATGTGAATCACGTCAAGAGAGACCTTCCAGGCATGGTTTCCCTGTGGTGCAGTGGCCAtgacttgtgtgtgtggggggggggggagagctgtctCTCTCCAGCTCTCTGCACGTACCAGATGACTTGACAGAGCTGGTGATGGTCAAATCAACGTTTGTGAACCCAAGTACTAAAATCCAAACACCGACTTTCCAAGCATCTTCACTATCTTGCTTCTAACAATCCGATACTCT from Tiliqua scincoides isolate rTilSci1 chromosome 13, rTilSci1.hap2, whole genome shotgun sequence encodes the following:
- the DHRS7B gene encoding dehydrogenase/reductase SDR family member 7B isoform X2 encodes the protein MDLTSSVILPLLFGSLGVFGLFRLLQRMRMRAYLKDAVVVITGATSGLGKECAKAFHAAGSKLVLCGRNGERLQDLLRELAAAPGHPKNVHTHHTVVFDLSDTNAVVSAAGEILKCAGHVDVLINNAGISYRGTIVDTAVEVDRKVMDTNYFGPIALTKALLPSMIKRRQGHVVAISSVQGKIGIPFRSAYAASKHATQAFFDCLRAEVKQYNIDVTVVSPGYIQTNLSLNAITADGSQYGVMDKTTKEGKAAVEVAHVVLAAVGEKKKEVLTAGLMPSLAVYLRTLCPQLFFSLMAARAQKERKVKDT
- the DHRS7B gene encoding dehydrogenase/reductase SDR family member 7B isoform X1; protein product: MVTVVARRSSYRGKLMDLTSSVILPLLFGSLGVFGLFRLLQRMRMRAYLKDAVVVITGATSGLGKECAKAFHAAGSKLVLCGRNGERLQDLLRELAAAPGHPKNVHTHHTVVFDLSDTNAVVSAAGEILKCAGHVDVLINNAGISYRGTIVDTAVEVDRKVMDTNYFGPIALTKALLPSMIKRRQGHVVAISSVQGKIGIPFRSAYAASKHATQAFFDCLRAEVKQYNIDVTVVSPGYIQTNLSLNAITADGSQYGVMDKTTKEGKAAVEVAHVVLAAVGEKKKEVLTAGLMPSLAVYLRTLCPQLFFSLMAARAQKERKVKDT